One window of Papaver somniferum cultivar HN1 chromosome 9, ASM357369v1, whole genome shotgun sequence genomic DNA carries:
- the LOC113313225 gene encoding uncharacterized protein LOC113313225, translating to MLVILKKVLVQSIMIWIILARILVIIYFLRCLVAGPLEINSKVAVILWAWELLTQVLQVQRIDNTHPWCWCCLRFLRNTCYWNGNTRSHRTGKLWSTSGTQGSLHALEKSCSRMNFQDFTLNGKRWIDCQETMMLSLQETKSS from the exons ATGCTTGTCATACTCAAAAAGGTGCTGGTGCAAAGCATAATGATCTGGATAATCTTGGCAAGGATACTTGTTATCATATATTTTCTGAGATGCTTGGTAGCCGGTCCATTGGAGATTAATTCAAAAGTAGCAGTTATTTTATGGGCATGGGAGCTTCTCACACAG GTATTGCAGGTCCAAAGAATTGATAATACTCACCCGTG GTGTTGGTGTTGTTTAAGATTTCTGCGAAATACTTGTTACTGGAATGGAAATACTAGAAGTCATAGAACGG GTAAGTTGTGGAGTACCTCAGGCACCCAGGGAAGTTTGCATGCCTTGGAGAAAAGCTGCTCAAG GATGAATTTCCAAGACTTTACTTTGAATGGAAAGAGGTGGATAGACTGCCAAGAGACAATGATGCTTTCACTGCAGGAGACCAAAAGTTCATAG